One window from the genome of Scatophagus argus isolate fScaArg1 chromosome 13, fScaArg1.pri, whole genome shotgun sequence encodes:
- the arl14 gene encoding ADP-ribosylation factor-like protein 14 translates to MGLRPSKLPEAQVLLLGLDNAGKSTLLYKMKHNACVSTVPTIGFNVEMFEERKNRKNIALTVWDVGGQVKMREHWKSFHQDAAAVVFVVDSSDMGRLEEARKELENTLRSEHLRGRPLILLANKQDVNGALTVTELTERFKLRRLCSTRDWFVQPCSARTGFGVEEAFRRVVQMVKLPSDTAGALRDNIRESVHHVFN, encoded by the coding sequence ATGGGACTGCGACCATCTAAACTTCCAGAAGCCCAAGTCCTCCTTCTGGGCCTGGACAACGCCGGAAAATCGACTCTCCTCTATAAGATGAAACACAACGCGTGTGTCAGCACCGTGCCTACCATCGGCTTCAACGTGGAAATGTTCGAGGAGCGGAAGAACAGGAAGAACATCGCCCTGACCGTGTGGGACGTCGGCGGTCAAGTGAAGATGCGCGAACACTGGAAGAGTTTCCATCAGGACGCAGCagctgtggtgtttgtggtggACAGCTCGGACATGGGGCGACTGGAGGAGGCGCGCAAGGAGCTGGAGAACACACTGAGGAGCGAGCACCTGCGAGGCCGGCCGCTGATTCTTCTCGCCAACAAACAGGACGTGAACGGCGCTCTGACTGTCACTGAACTCACGGAGAGATTTAAGCTGAGGAGGCTTTGCTCAACCCGGGATTGGTTCGTCCAGCCCTGCTCTGCAAGGACGGGATTCGGAGTTGAAGAGGCTTTCAGACGAGTTGTCCAAATGGTCAAACTCCCGTCAGACACTGCAGGGGCGTTAAGAGACAATATCAGGGAGTCAGTGCATCACGTTTTTAATTag